tagccaggtcataaatgcagaggttaaaatggcaatgctgtgtgccaaaaacaacgtcactttcaccttctgtgacgacttcaacaaggatacaaagtctgcaacaaatctgtataataagtcattagtgaatgccagagagccagatgagtgaacatgagaaattaaaagaaaatgtgtaatgaaaataaaatgtaaataacaagtggttattttagatttcttgtacacctgtcgtaaaatgtaagggatactggagcttggttggggtggtggggtggctcgcggtgggtgccggaaaattttccttattttcaaatccaaaacttgacagctaTGGGGGGGTGTCACTGGATTGGTTATCACCACCTTCAGCCATGTGCTATCGCCCCCCCCAGAGATGGAGTGGGTATCACCTGTAATGGCACATAGCTTGGTTAAACATATTAAATACGGTTTATTCATGATGTTTACACCCTATAGCTGTGTTATTTTCCCCCACACATATTCAGCCTGACTGTAGCTCTGCTCTTCTGACCTCTCTGCTCCATCCCCCTCGGCAGCCACAACCGTGAGGAGGACCTGGATTGGCTACAGCAGCCTGACGTGCTGTACTACAGCCTGGAGAAGCGCAACGCCGTGCCGCAGGTCAAGCACAACCCCTGGAGCCTCAAGTGccaccagcagcacctgcaGAGGATGAAGGAAAACGCGAAGCACCGAAACCAGTACAGTATCCTTTCAGTCGTGCCATTTGGCCTACGCCATTGCCCTGTAGCCAAAGGAGCAGGAAGACATGTCTGTCTGCGCAGCCTTCACAGGGGCTTGGCTCTGTTTTTATTGGTTCTTTTGTTGTGTATGCCTTCATAACAACCAAACTTCCTTCAAGAAAACAAGTTAGATAACTGGTAGTGTGGTACTGTAGGTATGAACTTGGAGGTTTAAGCCACAATGGGGCCCTGCAGGAGTAGCCTTAAACACAGCATTTCTTTTAGTCCCATAAAATGTTCAGCTATATAAATGAGTCAGAGATGAAGTAGTTTTTCATATAGAGTTCAGTAAACAGCCCCTGTACAGAATCATGGCTAATCAGCCTTCAGAGAGGCACCTGTGAGCCAATGAGAGAGCATTTCTGTAGCTCTTGCTCCTTGACTCATGACCCTTCCCAGAATTCATTCTGCTGGAGAACCTCACGTGGCGGCATACAGTTCCGTGCGTGCTTGACCTGAAGATGGGCACGCGACAGCATGGCGACGACGCCTCCGAGGAGAAGAAGGCCACCCAGATCCGCAAGTGCCAACAGAGCACATCGGCCAGCATCGGCGTGAGGCTATGCGGCATGCAGGTAGGTGACGTGGGACCAACTGCAAGGAGGGACGGAGCATAGGGATTGAGGTTGAGGAAGCGGTCGGAGATGGATCGGGtcaggagagaaagagagatcaGTAGGGTTATGCAGGAAGGTATTGAAGGATAGAGTGATGGGTAGGATTGTGTTGAATGATGGAGAGTGATGGGTGAAGGGGTATAGACAGATGGGTAGGCACATGGCAGAGGGTACTGAAGTGTGTTGAATTGGGTAGGTTCATACTGGAGGGTGTTAAACGATGGCGAGTTGGGTAGGGTTGTCGTGGAAGGTGGAGAGCCAGGTAAAGGAGTTTTGAAGGGTGCGAATATGGGTTTTACTGGTTTTGTGATGACTTTATGATGAGAAGAACTGACCCTTGATCTCTGATGCCTCCTCAGGTGTACCAGTCGGACTCAGGGCAGCTCATGTTCATGAATAAGTACCATGGACGCAAGCTGACGCTGCCGGGCTTCAAGGAGGCGCTCTTCCAGTTCTTCCACGACGGGCGGCGCCTGCGGCGGGAGCTGCTGTCCCCCGTGCTGCGGCGCCTGCGGGAGATGCAGGCAGCGCTGGAGGCCTGCGAGTCGTACCGCTTCTACTCCAGCTCGCTGCTCATCATCTACGACGGCGAGCGGCCCCGAGCCCGCCACCGGCACCGACACCGTGGGGgtgaggagggggaggaggacgAAGAcgacgaggaagaggaggaggaggaaggcggAGCCTTCGGATATCCCCGCAGCGGAGGCGCCGAGGAAGGCCCCATGGTGGACGTGCGCATGATCGACTTTGCTCACACTACCTGTCGGCACTACGGGGAGGACAGCGTGGTGCACGAGGGCCAGGACAGCGGCTACATCTTTGGCCTGCAGAACCTCATTACCATCATCTCCCAGCTGGAGGAGCACAGTGCCGATTAGCCTGGTGATAGCCTCACCCACCACTAAAGCCATGCCTCCACCTGGGCGAGAAGGAGGGAGCCACCAGCCGACCAAAAGGGACAGCACTGCGCCGCTCCGCTAGCTGTCCGTTTCCATGTTGGTGTCATCACTGTTGTCTTTATTTTGGGTCGGCGGACAGTAACTGTTCTGTGGTTTGTGACATCTAGAGTTCTCCTTATGCTGTTTTTCTCCTTCCCTTCTTTTTATTCTAATAAAAGAAGATGATTAACAAGCAAGatatggggggggagggaagcTGTTTTGGTGTCTTCATCACTGCAGATCCCCTTTCATGCTGTTGCCAAGCAGTTCTGTCTGCTTCTGTCACGTGTCTCACCCATTTGCACACCGTACCCACGCGCACGCactcaccccccacccaggaAATACCACGGTCCCTGAAACTGACCTGAGTGTGTGGGAAATGGGGAGAGAAAGGAGAGACCACTTGGCTTATAGGGGAAGAAAAGTCCCCTTTCCTCCACTTCCTGGACCTGCCTGTGCCCATTTTCCTCTCCCCACATTTTTCTGGACACCAATCAAATGACGGAGAAAACGGGGAGGAAAGAATAG
This genomic interval from Paramormyrops kingsleyae isolate MSU_618 chromosome 8, PKINGS_0.4, whole genome shotgun sequence contains the following:
- the LOC111837550 gene encoding inositol hexakisphosphate kinase 2, which codes for MSPAIEGMQAEEQHYSSKGVLLEPFVHQVGGHSCVLRFGERTICKPLIPREHQFYKSLPAEMRKFTPQYRGVVSVSFEEDEEGNLCLIAYPLHSEQADLENVDPTADCEPKQKLLKWSNKKPPTMVLDNDNYGKERARHGRKEDKMKSHNREEDLDWLQQPDVLYYSLEKRNAVPQVKHNPWSLKCHQQHLQRMKENAKHRNQYKFILLENLTWRHTVPCVLDLKMGTRQHGDDASEEKKATQIRKCQQSTSASIGVRLCGMQVYQSDSGQLMFMNKYHGRKLTLPGFKEALFQFFHDGRRLRRELLSPVLRRLREMQAALEACESYRFYSSSLLIIYDGERPRARHRHRHRGGEEGEEDEDDEEEEEEEGGAFGYPRSGGAEEGPMVDVRMIDFAHTTCRHYGEDSVVHEGQDSGYIFGLQNLITIISQLEEHSAD